AAAGTGGGTGGTAACTCCCGTGAGAGGGTATCAAATAGCTTTTCTGCACTACGAGCGGCGCGTGCTAACTCCTGCAATGCCGGTATTGCCGCCACTAAAACCGCAGTCAAGCTTGTGGCGACTAAAAGTAAAGAAAGTCCCAACCAAAACAGGGGTTCAATCACGGTTATGTCATTTATGAGCGTTCTAATTGTTGGGGAAGCGAATCTGAGTCTTCAACAGCTGTTTGTCGCTTCAAGACTTGGCTTTCTCGCTGGCTGGCATCTACACCTGCTGCGATCGCTTCCCTTAATCTATCTAAAGTCTCATCCCAGTTTCGCAGGGCGCTAGCAGAGAGACGATCTGCCTGAATTTGTACACTCATTGATAAATCTTCTGCCAATTCTGGGATAGCATTGGCAGATTTTTTCAAAATTTTACGCGTTTCGCGCCCTGTGCGTGGAGCCACCAGCAAACCGGTCAAAGCACCGATGGTAGCTCCCAGCATCAAACCGCCAATAAATACTCCAGAACGGTTATTAGACATCTTATTGTTTCTCTCCTTACACCCATTTTAGGTGGGTTTTCTCCCCTTGCAAGACTCAACTGATTTTATTCAGTTAATCTATGGTGACAAAATATCAGCCAGAAAAGTTGCTTTTATTCATTAATACTAAAAGCATTAATTACTTATTATTCAAAACTCCCCGTATCTCCTAAAGTTTTGATACCTCTGCTGGGCGTCCCTTTGGGTTATGTCTTGGGTAGTTCTGTACCCTTTTCCTGATGGAGACGCTCTTAATGACAAGCTTTGAGGGTATGGAAAGGGGAAGTGATGCCTGCGGCGGGCTACGCCTACACTAGAAGCCAATACATCCCAATACTGCTTGGGTTTAGACGAGGTTTATACAAATATTTACATAGATAAAATATAAAAAAATATCTGGTGTATTTGGGTACAATTACTAAATTGTTACTCATTTATATTAGTAAATGCATTGGTATAAATAAAAATAATTATCAAAACTGTCACCAGTGGGTAAACCAACTACTGATGATTATCCCAAAAGTTTACATACATTGTGTTTCCACAGACTACAAATCTCAAATTTTAGTTTTTGTCTCAATTCAATATAAAATCTAAAACTTAAAAACCAAAATCAACATGGCAGACCTAACTCCTAATTCTAGTTTTAGTTTGACACTACGCTTGCAGATTCCCAATCGTGTAGGGATGTTGGCGTCGGTAACACAGGCGATCGCAACTACTGGTGGTAATCTCGGACAAATTGATTTAATCGAGCAAACCCGCAAAGAGTCCACCCGCGATATTACTGTGGATGCTGCCAGTACTGAACACGCTGAAACCATTGTGCAAGCAGTCAAAGCCTTGCCAGATATCAAGTTACTCAGTGTTTACGATCGCACCTTTAATTTGCATCGCGGTGGCAAAATCAGCATTACCAGTAGAATCCCCCTGAAGAGTGTTTCCGATTTGGCAATGGCTTACACGCCCGGAGTCGGTCGAATTTGTACTGCGATCGCTCAAGATCCAGAGGAAGTTTACAACTTAACCATCAAACAAAACACCGTAGCCATTGTTACCGATGGTAGTGCGGTTTTAGGTTTGGGAAATCTTGGCCCAGCCGCCGCCCTACCAGTCATGGAAGGTAAAGCAATGCTATTCAAGGAATTTGCAGGGCTGGATGCTTTTCCCATCTGTCTCGCCACCCAAGATACAGAAGAAATTATCCAAGCAGTTAAAAATATTGCTCCGGTATTTGGGGGCGTAAATTTAGAAGATATTGCTGCACCTCGCTGCTTTGAAATCGAAAAGAGATTACGCCAAGAGTTAGATATCCCCGTTTTTCACGATGACCAGCATGGTACAGCAATTGTCACCTTGGCAGCGTTGTTTAATTCGCTGAAACTGGTGCATAAATCCTTAGCAGAAATCAAGATCGTGATTAACGGTGCTGGGGCGGCGGGAGTAGCGATCGCTCGGTTACTCCGTAAAGCTGGGGCAGAAACAATCTGGATGTGCGATTCTAAAGGGATTATTTCTACCAATCGCACCGATTTAACAGAGGAAAAACTTGAATTTGCTGTGAAAGGTCAGGGTACATTAGCTGGTGCAATGCAAGGTGCAGATGTGTTTATTGGTGTCAGCGCACCAGGAGTTTTGACACCAGAAATGGTGCAATCGATGGCTAAAGATCCAATTATCTTTGCAATGGCAAATCCGATTCCAGAGATTCAGCCAGAATTAATCAGTAAAGATGTTGCTGTCATCGCAACAGGTCGCAGCGATTACCCAAATCAAATCAATAACGTCCTCGCTTTTCCTGGGGTATTCCGTGGTGCTTTAGATTGTCGGGCACAGACAATTACCATCAAAATGTACCTCGAAGCCGCAAGTGCGATCGCTTCTTTAGTTAAGCCTTCAGACTTAAATCGGGAACATATTATTCCTTCCGTCTTTGATGAGCGCGTTGTCACCGCTGTTGCTGCTGCTGTGCAACTCGCCGCGCGTGAAGAAGGTATCGCGCGAAATTAATTAAAAGAGAATTCAGAATTCTGTATTCTGAATTCTGAATGCTTTTCCATTGACGATTTAGACCAGTCACTACAAAAGTTGACTACCAAATTCAAAATTTGGTGCGATGTTTCACCTTTTATTCTAGACGCTCTCTACGAGACGCTGCGCTGTCCACCAGTCACCCTTCAATTCTGTTAAGTAGTTCAACTTAATTAAACGTAAAACGCTCAATTTGATACTGTTAACGCACTAGGCATTATCTCTCACTTAATTTCTGAACTCTCTCTATCTTACGTTTTTTTGGGTTGACCTACTTAAAAGTTTCAGTATCAAAAAGCCAAAATTTCATCACTCGTATAATAGACATTGATTTAGTTTATATATTAAACTACACTAAAACTATAGGAATAGTGGTTTTTTTTTATGGAAAGCGTCCAAAACATTAGTCAAAAGTTGAATGTAACAAGAGACACAGCACTAGAGCAATTACAACAGTCTACTCCAATAGAGTTCAAAAAAGACATTTTCAAAAAACTCAGAGGTGGATTTTTTCTGGTACTAGGATATTTACTATCACCACTATGTTGGTGGAATGACCTACTATTCAATCTGCCAATAGCTTATGGTTTTGGGTATGCATGTAGTTTACTTTTACCAAAATTGCTTATACCTTGTTCAATTATCGGATACTGGCTCTCTAATATTATGGGAATTCTTTTGATGCAATTCGGTTCTAAGGACATTTTTCAAAAAGAGCCTCAAGAGCATAACCTCAAAAAAGAATTGTTCACAGGTCTAATTTCTTCAACAGTTTATACCCTGTTGATTATGCTATTGCTCCAGTTAAAGATTATTGATTCTCCCATTTTCTTCTCCAAGAGTTAATTTAGTTTATCACCTTTCTACAAAGGAATCGATAGTATGGGCGCACCTCTATACGTCCATACTATTTCAAAAAATCGCGGTTTTGAGTCTCTGGATGGAGAGTAAATCAGCGTAAGGATTCAGGTGCTGAGGGTATTGACAAGTGTGGTAGGGGAAGCAGAGTATAGCAATTATGGAAAAAGACCTGCCACCAAAACTAGACATTAAAACCCTAAAACAGTTGGAGAAAGAGCAACTGGTAGAGATGCTCCCTGAGCAGGCAAAAGCTATAGAACAGCTAAAATCCAGAGTAATAGAACTAGAATCTATAATAGAGAAACTCAAAGTCAGCAGAGATTTAGACAGCACAACAACATCATCAAAACCACCGTCGGCAGACATCCTCAAAAAAACCGAGAAAAAACTTGAAGATGAACCAGGGGAGAGTGAAACGCCAAAACGGAAACCAGGAGGACAGCCAGGACATCCGGGACATGCCGCCTGGTAATAATTTAGCTGAACGAACGTTACGTTTAGCAGTCACAAAACGAAAAGTCAGTGGCGGTTCTCGTTCTATGGAGCGCTTCCAAGATACTGCCAATTTATTGACGGTTATACAAACTTGTCGTCATCAAGGACGTTCTGTTATTGACTTTTTTGATCAAGCTATCAAAGCGATGGTTCACCCTACTGTGCAGACTCCTTCTTTAATTCCTCAAATCTAGACCTGAATCCTTACAAATCAACGAACAAGAAGATCAATTATCATCAAATTTTAAAAATTCACTTAAATTCAACAATTTTGGAGCTTCATTACTTACAATTAATGGCAACTTACCATTCCATTTTTCTATTGCTTGCCTTTGCAGAATTTCTGGAGTTAAACCATCACGTAATAATCTGTGTGCCTCAGCCTCTCCTTTGGCTAAATTCACTTTTGCTTCAGCCTCTTTTGTTGCTTTCAATGCGATAAATTCTGCTCGTTTTGCTTCTTGTTCAGCAATCTGCTTCGCCTCCACCGCCTCACCAAATCGTTCTGAAAAATGGACATGAACTAGAGAAATATCATTAACTGCAACGTGATAGCTACCCAATCTTGTGGACAACGCATCATCTACTCCACTTTTGACTTCTCCTCGTTTAGTGATAATTTCTTCAGCAGTATACTTTGCTATTACCGCTTTTAGTACTTCTTCAACTGCTGGGTTAATAATCCGAATAACTACATTTTGTTCATCTCCAATTTCCTGAAAAATGACATTGACTTCCTGAGAAATAATATGCCAATTGAGAGCTACATCGACAAAAACATTTTGTAAATCTTTGGAAGAACCCTCAGCAGAAATTTCCTGCTTTTGGACTCTAATACTTAACTTTTTTACAGTATTAACTACAGGAATAATTAAGTGAAGTCCTTCTCCTAATATCTGGTTTTGTACTTCGCCAAATTTCATTAATACACCACGTTCTCCTGCATTTACAATTACACAGGGCGTCAGAAAGAGAGTTATCAAAAACAAAAGAGCAGTCAGTTTACCAACACTGTTAAAACTTGTAATTTTTATCATCTGTGTGAACCATGTATGCATCTTGTACGGAATAGAAAAACGAGTAATTGAACTCGATATTGAAAAATGCTTCGATAGGATTAACCACTCAGGCTTTGAATTTTACTCCCAACGCTATTAGGGAAGGGGCTGGGGGTTAGGTCTGTATTCTATGCAACTGAGAACCGCTATAAATTGCTAAAAACCAAGCTAAATAATGTTGTTATCTTTTAATTCTTAACTTTTTTGATACCGCATACCTGGTAGTTGCGAAATAAAACCCATAAGTTCCAACTGTAACAAAGCACCGGAAACTGAGCCAGCAGCCATGCCAGTTTGTTGGACAATAAAATCAAAGGGCAAAGCATCACTTGCGAGTGCCTCCGGCACGCCTGCGGCGAACGCATTCATTACTGTTTGCAATTCTGGCGATAAAGTTGGCAAACTTAACTGTTCTGGTGGTGTAGAAGTCTCAATTGCATCAATTTGTGGTATTGCTCCTAGCATTGTTAACAGTTCGTCTAGTTCCTTAAGAATAAAGGAAGCTCCCTGACTCAGTAACTTTAAGCATCCTTGGGATGGATAATCGTCAAGTCTTCCAGGTAATGCATAGACATCTCTACCAAATTCATTTGCGTAGGTAGCAGTAATTAAGGCACCAGATTTTAAAGGCGCTTCCATTACCAGAATGGCGCGGCTTAAACCTGCGATAATTCGGTTTCGACGGGGAAAGTGAGTCCGATCGGGTGGGGTTTTTGTGGGGTACTCACTTACGACTAGCCCAGCCGTCAAAATTTGCTTGTACAAATCCCGATTTTTATGCGGATAGATAACATCTACACCAGTTCCCAAAACTGCGATCGTTCGTCCACCTGCTTTCATAGCGGCGATGTGGCTTTCGGTGTCAATTCCCTCTGCCATACCAGAAACGACTGTAAAACCATTTTTAGCTAAAGCTGTACTAATTTGGCGAGTCCAACGGATACCATATTCTGAGGGTTGGCGGGTTCCGACAATCCCAACCATTGGTTTTTGTCCGAGATTTTCTTGGAGTTCGACTTCACCGCGATAGTACAAAATTGGCGGTGGACTGGGAGTTTCTAGCAGTAAACGGGGATAATCTGCATCTGCTGGCGTCCAGAAATGGGAATTTTCCTGCTGGTGCTTGGTGAA
This portion of the Nostoc sp. GT001 genome encodes:
- a CDS encoding DUF6444 domain-containing protein, which produces MEKDLPPKLDIKTLKQLEKEQLVEMLPEQAKAIEQLKSRVIELESIIEKLKVSRDLDSTTTSSKPPSADILKKTEKKLEDEPGESETPKRKPGGQPGHPGHAAW
- a CDS encoding malic enzyme-like NAD(P)-binding protein; the encoded protein is MADLTPNSSFSLTLRLQIPNRVGMLASVTQAIATTGGNLGQIDLIEQTRKESTRDITVDAASTEHAETIVQAVKALPDIKLLSVYDRTFNLHRGGKISITSRIPLKSVSDLAMAYTPGVGRICTAIAQDPEEVYNLTIKQNTVAIVTDGSAVLGLGNLGPAAALPVMEGKAMLFKEFAGLDAFPICLATQDTEEIIQAVKNIAPVFGGVNLEDIAAPRCFEIEKRLRQELDIPVFHDDQHGTAIVTLAALFNSLKLVHKSLAEIKIVINGAGAAGVAIARLLRKAGAETIWMCDSKGIISTNRTDLTEEKLEFAVKGQGTLAGAMQGADVFIGVSAPGVLTPEMVQSMAKDPIIFAMANPIPEIQPELISKDVAVIATGRSDYPNQINNVLAFPGVFRGALDCRAQTITIKMYLEAASAIASLVKPSDLNREHIIPSVFDERVVTAVAAAVQLAAREEGIARN
- a CDS encoding YtxH domain-containing protein; the encoded protein is MSNNRSGVFIGGLMLGATIGALTGLLVAPRTGRETRKILKKSANAIPELAEDLSMSVQIQADRLSASALRNWDETLDRLREAIAAGVDASQRESQVLKRQTAVEDSDSLPQQLERS
- a CDS encoding prohibitin family protein, whose product is MIKITSFNSVGKLTALLFLITLFLTPCVIVNAGERGVLMKFGEVQNQILGEGLHLIIPVVNTVKKLSIRVQKQEISAEGSSKDLQNVFVDVALNWHIISQEVNVIFQEIGDEQNVVIRIINPAVEEVLKAVIAKYTAEEIITKRGEVKSGVDDALSTRLGSYHVAVNDISLVHVHFSERFGEAVEAKQIAEQEAKRAEFIALKATKEAEAKVNLAKGEAEAHRLLRDGLTPEILQRQAIEKWNGKLPLIVSNEAPKLLNLSEFLKFDDN
- the dprA gene encoding DNA-processing protein DprA, producing the protein MVEEGAYWLAWAQISGIGPVLLRRLQQHFGTLATAWNATKVQLGEVEGFGFQTLEKVVQQRSRLHPEQLFTKHQQENSHFWTPADADYPRLLLETPSPPPILYYRGEVELQENLGQKPMVGIVGTRQPSEYGIRWTRQISTALAKNGFTVVSGMAEGIDTESHIAAMKAGGRTIAVLGTGVDVIYPHKNRDLYKQILTAGLVVSEYPTKTPPDRTHFPRRNRIIAGLSRAILVMEAPLKSGALITATYANEFGRDVYALPGRLDDYPSQGCLKLLSQGASFILKELDELLTMLGAIPQIDAIETSTPPEQLSLPTLSPELQTVMNAFAAGVPEALASDALPFDFIVQQTGMAAGSVSGALLQLELMGFISQLPGMRYQKS